The following coding sequences lie in one Sphingomonas sp. M1-B02 genomic window:
- a CDS encoding magnesium chelatase subunit D, translating to MSAPGEDAPDAFADALIAARLCGIDPGLGGMILRGGGELRDTVIAELRAALPEAAPVRRIPAHIDDERMLGGLDLTLTLARGTPVSRIGLLAEADGGIIIVPMAERVSDANAGRIAGVIDSGAITVERDGVTLQSEARFLVVALDDGIEPDERAPVALAERAAFWVDLTRSSPERGGGPPAEGWGWRGPAPGESLEVLPLHHASHGPPPRTGEDLLSAIVATAAALGIDSARAPLFALRAARAAARLAGRDAIADVDVALAARLVLAPRATRMPMAAEEPQPEAPPPPPPPEGDQGEEEREPGPLEDVVLAAALAALPKDVLAKIAAGGNRRAAPTRAQGAGERRKSPARGRPMGTRAGMPGGGRRLSLIDTLRAAAPWQRLRGREDRILVRRDDLRIRRFESRAEALTIFAVDASGSSALARLAEAKGAVELLLAEAYVKRAQVALVSFRGTSAELLLPPTRSLARARRSLAELPGGGGTPLAAGLNAARELAEAARARGRTPFVVVLTDGRANIAADGSAVRATAEADADAAARAIGAAGIAAAFVDISARPRPEGAALAAAMRARYLPLPRADAAAMHAAVSAVQRG from the coding sequence GTGAGTGCGCCGGGCGAGGATGCGCCCGATGCATTTGCGGATGCGCTGATCGCGGCGCGGCTGTGCGGGATCGATCCCGGACTTGGCGGAATGATCCTGCGTGGCGGGGGGGAACTTCGCGACACGGTGATTGCCGAATTGCGGGCGGCTCTGCCGGAGGCGGCGCCGGTCCGGCGAATCCCGGCGCATATCGACGATGAACGAATGCTCGGCGGGCTCGACTTAACGCTGACCTTGGCGAGGGGCACGCCGGTGTCGCGGATCGGGCTGCTCGCCGAAGCGGATGGCGGAATCATCATAGTGCCGATGGCCGAGCGAGTCTCCGATGCCAATGCCGGGCGGATCGCGGGGGTGATCGATAGCGGGGCGATCACGGTCGAGCGAGACGGTGTTACGCTGCAAAGCGAGGCGCGGTTCCTGGTTGTGGCGCTGGATGACGGCATCGAACCGGACGAGCGGGCTCCGGTGGCATTGGCCGAACGAGCGGCGTTCTGGGTGGATCTGACCCGATCCTCCCCGGAACGGGGAGGGGGACCGCCAGCCGAAGGCTGGGGGTGGAGGGGGCCCGCCCCAGGCGAATCGCTCGAGGTGCTCCCCCTCCACCATGCTTCGCATGGTCCCCCTCCCCGTACCGGGGAGGATCTTTTGTCCGCGATCGTCGCCACGGCAGCGGCGCTTGGTATCGATTCCGCGCGTGCGCCGCTGTTCGCGCTGCGGGCGGCGCGCGCTGCGGCTCGGCTGGCCGGGCGCGATGCGATTGCCGATGTGGATGTCGCGCTCGCCGCGCGCCTCGTGCTGGCACCGCGCGCCACGCGCATGCCGATGGCAGCCGAAGAGCCGCAGCCCGAAGCGCCGCCGCCACCGCCACCTCCTGAGGGCGACCAGGGCGAGGAGGAGCGCGAGCCCGGTCCTCTCGAGGATGTCGTGCTCGCCGCGGCGCTGGCGGCATTGCCTAAGGACGTGCTCGCGAAGATCGCCGCGGGGGGCAATCGCCGCGCCGCCCCGACTCGCGCGCAGGGTGCGGGCGAACGGCGCAAGTCGCCGGCGCGCGGGCGGCCGATGGGGACGCGGGCCGGCATGCCCGGCGGGGGGCGGCGGTTGAGCCTGATCGATACGTTGCGCGCCGCGGCGCCCTGGCAGCGGCTGCGCGGGCGCGAGGATCGCATCCTGGTCCGTCGCGACGATCTGCGGATTCGCCGGTTCGAATCGCGCGCCGAGGCGCTGACGATCTTCGCAGTCGATGCCTCGGGATCGTCGGCACTGGCGCGCCTGGCCGAGGCGAAGGGCGCGGTCGAACTGCTGCTGGCCGAAGCCTATGTGAAGCGCGCGCAGGTTGCCTTGGTGTCGTTTCGCGGGACTTCGGCCGAGCTGCTGCTGCCGCCGACACGCTCGCTGGCCCGCGCGCGGCGCTCGCTTGCCGAGCTGCCGGGGGGTGGCGGGACGCCGCTGGCGGCAGGATTGAACGCCGCGCGCGAGCTTGCCGAGGCGGCGCGGGCGCGGGGTCGGACGCCGTTCGTGGTGGTGCTGACCGATGGTCGCGCCAATATCGCTGCCGACGGCAGTGCCGTGCGCGCCACCGCCGAGGCGGACGCCGATGCCGCAGCGCGGGCGATCGGCGCGGCGGGGATCGCCGCCGCGTTCGTCGACATCTCGGCGCGGCCCCGGCCCGAGGGCGCGGCGCTCGCGGCGGCGATGCGCGCGCGATACCTGCCGCTCCCGCGCGCCGATGCGGCGGCGATGCATGCGGCGGTCAGCGCGGTCCAGCGCGGATGA
- the bchO gene encoding alpha/beta fold hydrolase BchO, producing the protein MSAAPRWDVEGRDWPNRASSRFVDTGRVRWHVQVMGEGPVLLLLHGTGAATHSWRALAPLLAEHFTIVAPDLPGHGFTSGRPAGGLSMPAMARAVGDLMRALDVTPGFVVGHSAGAAIAVRMALDGVCESDAIIGLNAALLPFPGLGAKLFPSLARLLFVNPFAPHFFARMARTQGETARFLLRSTGSRIDAAGIGFYQRLFATPGHCAGAITMMADWDLGSLARDLPRLQTRLLLVHGAADAAIPLSSARKAAPMVGNGGVVALDGLGHLAHEERPSEVAAIVRQFAEEP; encoded by the coding sequence ATGAGCGCCGCGCCGCGCTGGGACGTGGAAGGTCGCGACTGGCCCAATCGCGCGTCCAGCCGCTTCGTCGATACCGGCCGGGTGCGCTGGCATGTGCAGGTGATGGGGGAGGGGCCGGTGTTGCTCCTGCTCCACGGCACCGGCGCGGCGACGCATAGCTGGCGCGCTCTGGCGCCGTTGCTCGCCGAGCATTTCACGATCGTCGCGCCCGATCTGCCCGGGCACGGCTTTACCAGCGGGCGTCCGGCCGGGGGCCTGTCGATGCCGGCGATGGCGCGCGCGGTGGGCGACCTGATGCGCGCCCTGGACGTGACCCCGGGCTTTGTGGTCGGGCATTCGGCGGGTGCGGCAATTGCGGTTCGGATGGCGCTCGACGGGGTATGCGAGTCCGACGCGATCATTGGCCTGAACGCGGCGCTCCTGCCCTTTCCGGGGCTTGGCGCGAAGCTGTTTCCGTCGCTGGCGCGGCTGTTGTTCGTCAATCCATTCGCGCCGCATTTCTTCGCGCGGATGGCGCGGACCCAGGGCGAGACCGCGCGATTCCTGCTACGCAGCACGGGCTCGCGGATCGATGCTGCCGGAATCGGCTTCTACCAGCGCCTGTTCGCGACACCCGGGCATTGTGCCGGCGCGATCACGATGATGGCCGATTGGGACCTCGGGTCGCTCGCGCGCGACCTGCCGCGCCTGCAGACCCGGCTGCTGCTCGTCCATGGCGCGGCCGACGCAGCGATCCCGCTGTCGAGCGCGCGCAAGGCTGCGCCGATGGTCGGCAACGGCGGAGTGGTCGCCCTCGACGGGCTCGGCCACCTGGCGCATGAGGAGCGACCAAGCGAGGTCGCCGCGATCGTCCGCCAGTTCGCCGAGGAGCCGTGA
- a CDS encoding hydratase yields the protein MLAQGPRFDVAVAANGYAWWYIDATSADGAHGLTIIAFIGSVFSPYYKLSGRGNPENHCAINVSLNGPRGSAWAMTERPASRVDRSADHFAVGPSGMQWDGDTLVIDIAEISAPLPYKVRGTVRVTPEMIGTTAFMLDPDGRHRWHPVAPRAHVEVSMTSPGTRWSGPGYFDSNFGDEPLEAGFDDWHWSRAHLKNDVAVLYEGRRRDGTPFDLALKFDRQGRWHDVVQPAPARLPRTGWLVQRATRVDSGHAPRVLKTWIDAPFYARSKLATRLFGEDVHAVHESLSLGRFRSPIVQSMLPYRMPRAFW from the coding sequence ATGCTTGCTCAGGGACCGCGCTTCGATGTCGCGGTCGCGGCCAATGGCTATGCCTGGTGGTATATCGACGCGACCAGCGCGGACGGCGCCCATGGCCTGACGATCATCGCCTTCATCGGCAGCGTCTTCTCGCCTTATTACAAGCTTTCCGGACGCGGCAATCCCGAGAACCATTGCGCGATCAACGTCTCGCTGAACGGTCCGCGCGGATCCGCCTGGGCGATGACCGAGCGCCCCGCTAGCCGCGTGGATCGCAGCGCCGATCATTTCGCCGTAGGCCCCAGCGGGATGCAGTGGGACGGCGATACGCTGGTGATCGACATCGCCGAGATTTCGGCGCCCCTCCCCTACAAGGTGCGCGGTACGGTCCGCGTCACGCCCGAGATGATCGGCACCACCGCCTTCATGCTCGACCCCGACGGCAGGCATCGCTGGCACCCGGTGGCACCGCGCGCGCATGTCGAAGTGTCAATGACGAGTCCCGGCACGCGCTGGAGCGGGCCGGGCTATTTCGACTCGAACTTCGGCGACGAGCCGCTCGAAGCCGGTTTCGACGACTGGCACTGGTCGCGCGCGCATCTGAAGAACGACGTCGCAGTCCTTTATGAGGGGCGGCGGCGCGACGGCACCCCCTTCGACCTCGCGCTCAAATTCGATCGCCAGGGGCGCTGGCATGATGTTGTCCAGCCCGCCCCCGCCAGGCTCCCGCGCACCGGATGGCTGGTCCAGCGCGCGACTCGAGTCGATTCGGGCCACGCCCCGCGCGTGCTCAAGACCTGGATCGACGCGCCCTTCTACGCGCGCTCAAAACTGGCGACGCGCTTGTTCGGCGAGGATGTCCATGCGGTGCACGAAAGCCTGTCGCTCGGGCGCTTCCGCTCGCCGATCGTCCAGTCGATGCTCCCTTACCGGATGCCGCGCGCCTTTTGGTGA
- the crtD gene encoding 1-hydroxycarotenoid 3,4-desaturase CrtD: MSDERIVVIGAGVGGLVSAALLAARGCDVTVVEAAAGPGGKLRAITTDGVAIDAGPTVFTMRPLFEEIFAACGTSLDDHLSMRPASTLARHAWGEARLDLYADPAASEAAIGAFAGAGEARGYRRFRAEAKRLFDALDRPFLRETKTDPITLGWRMGARGLPDYLNLRAYVSMWRALGRYFRDPRLQQLFGRYATYCGSSPFQCPATLMLIAHVEASGVWLVDGGMHRLAQALESLGRNNGVRFRYDAPVREILVERGRAAGVILGSGERIGAGSVVCNADPAAIGAGRFGEAARRATSALPSKRRSLSAMVWTAHATASGFPLARHNVFFSADYPAEFAALASGRLAQAPSIYVCAQDRDDSAASPQGRERFQIIVNAPATGDGTPFTPAEIETCRVRMLDGVSRAGLSLDLGDSPESGTVLTTPTDFERLFPSTGGALYGPASHGWAASFRRQGSRTRIPGIYCAGGSTHPGAGVPMAALSGRLAVECLLRDRASMSRSRPMAMPGGISTRPARTAPMA, encoded by the coding sequence ATGTCGGACGAACGGATCGTCGTGATCGGAGCGGGGGTCGGCGGGCTGGTAAGCGCCGCTTTGCTCGCCGCGCGTGGCTGCGACGTCACCGTGGTCGAAGCGGCGGCAGGCCCCGGCGGCAAATTGCGTGCGATCACCACCGACGGCGTCGCGATCGACGCCGGGCCCACCGTCTTCACGATGCGCCCCTTGTTCGAGGAAATCTTCGCTGCGTGCGGCACGTCGCTCGACGATCACCTCAGCATGCGCCCCGCCTCGACGCTCGCGCGCCATGCCTGGGGGGAGGCGCGGCTCGACCTGTACGCCGACCCGGCAGCAAGCGAAGCCGCGATCGGCGCGTTTGCCGGCGCCGGCGAAGCACGCGGCTATCGCCGTTTCCGGGCCGAGGCCAAGCGGCTGTTCGACGCGCTCGACCGGCCGTTCCTGCGCGAGACCAAGACCGATCCGATCACCCTGGGCTGGCGGATGGGCGCGCGCGGCCTCCCCGACTACCTCAATCTGCGCGCTTATGTCTCGATGTGGCGCGCGCTGGGCCGATATTTCCGCGATCCGCGGTTGCAGCAATTGTTCGGACGCTACGCCACCTATTGCGGCTCCTCCCCTTTCCAATGCCCCGCGACGCTGATGCTGATCGCGCATGTCGAGGCGAGCGGGGTGTGGCTGGTCGACGGCGGCATGCACCGCTTGGCCCAGGCCCTGGAATCGCTCGGCCGAAACAACGGCGTGCGTTTTCGCTACGACGCGCCGGTGCGCGAAATCCTGGTCGAGCGCGGCCGTGCGGCGGGCGTGATCCTGGGCAGTGGCGAGCGGATCGGCGCCGGATCGGTGGTCTGCAACGCCGATCCCGCCGCAATCGGCGCGGGCCGGTTTGGCGAGGCGGCACGGCGCGCAACATCCGCCCTGCCGTCAAAGCGCCGCTCGCTCAGCGCGATGGTCTGGACCGCACACGCGACCGCGAGCGGCTTCCCGCTCGCGCGACACAATGTCTTCTTCTCGGCCGATTACCCGGCCGAGTTCGCCGCGCTCGCCAGCGGACGGCTGGCGCAAGCGCCCAGCATCTATGTTTGCGCGCAGGACCGCGACGACAGCGCCGCCAGTCCCCAGGGCCGCGAGCGCTTCCAGATCATCGTCAACGCGCCCGCCACCGGCGACGGCACCCCCTTCACACCAGCGGAGATCGAAACATGCAGAGTGCGGATGCTGGACGGCGTTTCGCGGGCGGGGCTTTCGCTCGATCTGGGGGACTCGCCAGAGTCGGGGACGGTGCTGACGACGCCGACCGACTTCGAGCGCCTGTTTCCGTCGACGGGTGGGGCCCTTTATGGACCGGCCTCGCACGGGTGGGCGGCCTCCTTCCGCCGGCAGGGCAGCCGGACGCGGATCCCTGGGATCTACTGCGCGGGCGGGAGCACGCACCCCGGCGCGGGCGTCCCGATGGCGGCGCTTTCCGGCCGATTAGCCGTCGAATGCTTGCTCAGGGACCGCGCTTCGATGTCGCGGTCGCGGCCAATGGCTATGCCTGGTGGTATATCGACGCGACCAGCGCGGACGGCGCCCATGGCCTGA
- a CDS encoding methyltransferase: MHSSNAQNFGWRGRWIAWRNRIFGSERFQRFAVRFPLTRPIARRRARGLFDLVAGFTYSQILAACVQTGLLDLLAEGPLDTATIATRIDLPPAGAERLLRGAAALGLVEPIANAWALGSDGAALRGNRGIAEMVAHHHLLYADLSDPVALLRRGGGGGQLSRHWHYAESSGNGDANAVAAYSALMARSQPLIAAQAIDCYRFDRHRRLLDVGGGEGAFLESVAARVPGLELGLFDLPAVGERARMRFDSAGLAARTTVFGGDFLNDSLPMGYDLISLIRVLHDHDDAPALALLRNVHAALPVGGTLFIAEPMARTPGAEPVGDAYFGFYLLAMGSGRARSSAEIRAMLHAAGFSRSRPVATAMPLTTSAIVATR, encoded by the coding sequence ATGCATTCGTCCAACGCACAAAATTTCGGCTGGCGCGGTCGCTGGATCGCCTGGCGCAACCGCATTTTCGGGTCCGAACGGTTTCAGCGCTTCGCGGTGCGCTTCCCGTTGACGCGTCCGATCGCGCGACGGCGTGCGCGGGGGCTGTTCGATCTTGTGGCCGGATTCACCTATTCGCAGATCCTGGCGGCATGCGTGCAGACGGGCCTGCTCGACTTGCTTGCAGAGGGCCCGCTCGACACCGCGACGATCGCGACGCGCATCGACCTGCCGCCCGCCGGGGCCGAACGCCTGTTGCGCGGGGCGGCGGCACTCGGGCTGGTCGAGCCGATCGCCAATGCCTGGGCCTTGGGGAGCGACGGCGCAGCGCTGCGCGGCAATCGCGGGATCGCCGAAATGGTGGCGCACCATCACCTGCTCTACGCCGATCTCTCCGATCCGGTGGCGTTGTTGCGGCGGGGCGGGGGAGGCGGTCAGTTGTCGCGGCACTGGCATTATGCCGAGTCGTCGGGAAACGGGGATGCGAATGCCGTGGCCGCTTACTCGGCCCTGATGGCGCGCTCCCAGCCCCTGATCGCGGCGCAGGCGATCGATTGCTATCGCTTCGATCGCCACCGCCGGCTGCTCGACGTCGGCGGGGGCGAAGGCGCCTTTCTCGAATCGGTGGCGGCGCGCGTTCCGGGGCTCGAGCTCGGCCTGTTCGACCTACCCGCGGTCGGCGAACGGGCGCGGATGCGATTCGACTCGGCCGGGCTCGCAGCGCGAACCACTGTGTTCGGAGGCGATTTCCTCAACGACTCGCTGCCGATGGGCTACGATCTGATATCGCTGATCCGCGTGCTGCACGATCATGACGACGCTCCGGCGCTGGCGCTGCTTCGCAATGTCCATGCGGCGCTGCCCGTCGGCGGCACGCTGTTTATCGCCGAGCCGATGGCCCGGACGCCCGGTGCGGAACCCGTCGGTGACGCTTATTTCGGCTTCTATCTATTGGCGATGGGATCGGGGAGGGCGCGCAGCAGCGCTGAAATCCGCGCGATGCTGCATGCTGCGGGCTTTTCCCGGTCGCGCCCCGTCGCGACTGCGATGCCGCTGACGACAAGTGCAATCGTCGCCACGCGCTAG
- the bchC gene encoding chlorophyll synthesis pathway protein BchC: MDAVAVILEAPEKLALRPLALNPMAAGDVRVEIDWSGISSGTEKLLWTGRMPNFPGMGYPLVPGYESVGRIVDAGAEARGRIGEWVFVPGANCYAQARGLFGGTARQVLLPAARAIPIRESLGRDGILLALAATAHHAIAIGGVPDLVIGHGILGRLIARITVASGGGTPTVWETNPDRRDGFGYPVIDPATDERRDYRAICDASGAGDILDIAFGRLGKGGEVVLAGFYDRLSFAFPPAFMREARLRIAAEFTPADIAATLALIDTGLLELDGLISHARPAAEAVDAYPQAFTDPDCLKMVLDWRSI, from the coding sequence ATGGATGCAGTAGCGGTCATATTGGAAGCGCCGGAAAAGTTGGCGCTGCGACCGCTTGCACTCAATCCCATGGCTGCCGGCGACGTCCGGGTCGAGATCGACTGGAGCGGGATTTCGTCGGGTACCGAGAAATTGCTGTGGACCGGCCGTATGCCGAACTTCCCGGGCATGGGCTATCCGCTGGTGCCGGGCTACGAATCGGTCGGGCGTATCGTCGATGCCGGCGCAGAGGCGCGCGGACGGATCGGCGAATGGGTCTTCGTGCCGGGTGCGAATTGCTATGCGCAAGCGCGCGGGCTGTTCGGCGGCACTGCGCGCCAAGTCTTGCTGCCGGCGGCGCGGGCGATCCCGATCCGCGAATCGCTCGGCCGCGACGGCATCCTGCTCGCGCTGGCCGCGACGGCGCACCACGCGATCGCGATCGGCGGCGTGCCCGATCTGGTGATCGGCCACGGGATTCTCGGGCGGCTGATCGCACGGATCACGGTGGCCAGCGGTGGCGGCACCCCGACCGTTTGGGAAACCAATCCTGACCGGCGCGACGGGTTCGGCTATCCGGTAATCGACCCCGCGACCGACGAGCGCCGCGACTATCGGGCGATCTGCGACGCGAGCGGCGCCGGCGACATCCTAGACATTGCCTTTGGACGGCTCGGCAAGGGCGGCGAAGTCGTGCTGGCCGGCTTCTACGACCGGCTATCCTTTGCCTTTCCTCCGGCCTTCATGCGCGAGGCACGACTGCGCATCGCCGCGGAGTTCACCCCCGCCGACATCGCCGCGACGCTGGCGCTGATCGACACCGGGCTGCTCGAGCTTGACGGGCTGATCAGTCATGCCCGCCCCGCCGCGGAGGCAGTCGACGCCTATCCGCAGGCCTTCACCGATCCCGATTGCCTGAAGATGGTCCTCGACTGGAGAAGTATATGA
- a CDS encoding chlorophyllide a reductase iron protein subunit X encodes MSMFDPGELREEAAFEPDPVHTGPVTKETQIIAIYGKGGSGKSFALANLSYMMAQQGKRVLLIGCDPKSDTTSLLFGGKSTPTIIETSSKKKLAGEEIGIEDVCFQRDGVFAMELGGPEVGRGCGGRGIIHGFETLEKLGFHEWGFDYVLLDFLGDVVCGGFGLPIARDMCQKVIVVASNDLQSLYVANNVCKAVEYFRKMGGNVGVAGMILNKDDGTGEANAFAEAVGIPVLCAIPANEDIRKKSANYQIIGKPGGQWASLFEELAVNVAEAPPLRPAPLDQDGLLGLFSADVTGADYSLKPATQADMRGAAYVAKPSLEVVYDTV; translated from the coding sequence ATGAGCATGTTCGATCCAGGCGAGCTGCGCGAGGAAGCCGCGTTCGAGCCCGATCCGGTCCACACAGGCCCCGTTACCAAGGAAACGCAGATCATCGCCATCTATGGCAAGGGCGGGTCGGGCAAGTCGTTCGCGCTGGCCAACCTGAGCTACATGATGGCGCAGCAGGGCAAGCGCGTGCTGCTGATCGGCTGCGACCCAAAGAGCGACACGACCAGCCTGCTGTTCGGAGGCAAATCGACGCCGACGATCATCGAGACGAGCTCGAAGAAGAAGCTGGCGGGCGAGGAGATCGGGATCGAGGATGTCTGCTTCCAGCGCGACGGCGTGTTCGCGATGGAATTGGGCGGTCCGGAAGTGGGGCGCGGCTGCGGCGGGCGCGGGATCATCCACGGTTTCGAGACGCTCGAGAAACTCGGCTTCCATGAATGGGGCTTCGACTACGTCCTGCTCGATTTCCTCGGCGACGTGGTGTGCGGCGGCTTCGGCCTGCCGATCGCGCGCGACATGTGCCAGAAGGTCATCGTCGTCGCCTCGAACGATCTCCAGTCGCTCTACGTCGCCAACAACGTCTGCAAGGCAGTCGAATATTTCCGCAAGATGGGCGGCAATGTCGGCGTCGCGGGGATGATCCTCAACAAGGATGACGGCACCGGCGAGGCCAATGCCTTTGCGGAGGCGGTCGGCATTCCGGTGCTGTGTGCGATCCCCGCCAACGAGGACATCCGCAAGAAGAGCGCGAACTACCAGATCATCGGCAAGCCCGGCGGCCAATGGGCATCGCTGTTCGAGGAACTCGCGGTCAACGTAGCCGAGGCGCCGCCGCTCCGCCCCGCACCGCTCGACCAGGATGGATTGCTCGGCCTGTTCAGCGCCGACGTCACCGGCGCGGACTATTCGCTCAAGCCGGCGACCCAAGCCGATATGCGCGGCGCGGCCTATGTCGCCAAGCCGAGCCTCGAAGTCGTGTACGATACGGTCTGA
- the bchY gene encoding chlorophyllide a reductase subunit Y, with translation MHAAAVTAGKSEILDRYAADYPKGPHDQPQSMCPAFGSLRVGLRMRRTASVLSGSACCVYGLTFTSHFYGAKRSVGYVPFSSETLVTGKLFEDIRDAVHDLADPALYDTIIVTNLCVPTASGVPLQLLPDQINGVRVIGIDVPGFGVPTHAEAKDVLAGAMLSYARKEAEQGPVAAPKERPDRPTVTLLGEMFPADPPGIGLMLEPLGLAAGPVVPTREWRELYSALDCAVVGAIHPFYTASIREFEAAGRAVVGSAPVGADGTAAWLDAIGKACGVAQDRIDASKNRFIPAIRGALAAKPVKGRITVSGYEGSELLVARLLIESGADVPYVGTACPRTVWSDPDREWLEAHGCRVQYRASLEQDIAAVEEFGPDLAIGTTPVVQHAKQKSIPALYFTNLISARPLMGPAGAGSLAMVVNAALANQHRFDKMTAFFEGVGTGATAGVWEDTPVDRPEFKAKYAAKRIAAAKAEEHIGT, from the coding sequence ATGCACGCGGCGGCGGTCACCGCCGGCAAGTCCGAAATCCTCGATCGCTACGCCGCCGATTATCCCAAGGGGCCGCACGATCAGCCGCAATCGATGTGCCCGGCGTTCGGATCCTTGCGCGTCGGGCTGCGCATGCGCCGCACCGCGAGCGTGCTCTCGGGCTCGGCATGCTGCGTCTATGGCCTGACCTTCACCTCGCATTTCTACGGCGCCAAGCGCAGCGTCGGCTATGTCCCGTTCAGTTCGGAGACGCTCGTCACCGGCAAGCTGTTCGAGGATATCCGCGACGCGGTTCACGACCTCGCCGACCCGGCGCTCTACGACACGATCATCGTCACCAATCTCTGCGTGCCGACTGCTTCGGGCGTGCCGCTGCAGTTGCTGCCCGATCAGATCAACGGCGTCCGGGTGATCGGTATCGACGTCCCCGGCTTTGGCGTGCCGACGCATGCCGAGGCGAAGGATGTGCTCGCCGGGGCGATGCTTAGTTATGCGCGCAAGGAGGCCGAGCAGGGCCCGGTGGCCGCGCCCAAGGAGCGGCCAGACCGGCCGACGGTGACGTTGCTCGGCGAGATGTTTCCGGCCGACCCGCCCGGGATCGGCCTGATGCTCGAGCCGCTGGGGCTGGCGGCGGGGCCGGTCGTCCCGACGCGCGAATGGCGCGAGCTGTATTCGGCGCTCGATTGCGCGGTCGTCGGCGCGATCCATCCTTTCTACACCGCGAGCATCCGCGAGTTCGAGGCCGCGGGACGCGCCGTGGTCGGCTCGGCGCCGGTCGGCGCGGACGGCACCGCGGCGTGGCTCGATGCGATCGGCAAGGCGTGCGGAGTCGCGCAGGACAGGATCGACGCTTCGAAGAATCGTTTCATCCCTGCGATCCGCGGGGCGCTCGCCGCCAAGCCGGTCAAAGGGCGGATCACGGTGTCGGGCTATGAAGGCTCGGAACTGCTGGTCGCGCGGCTGCTGATCGAGAGCGGCGCCGACGTGCCCTATGTCGGCACCGCCTGCCCGCGGACGGTCTGGTCCGATCCCGATCGCGAATGGCTCGAGGCGCATGGCTGCCGCGTGCAATATCGCGCGAGCCTCGAACAGGATATCGCCGCGGTCGAAGAGTTCGGCCCCGATCTCGCGATCGGCACCACGCCGGTGGTCCAGCACGCCAAGCAGAAATCGATCCCGGCGCTCTATTTCACCAACCTCATCTCGGCGCGACCGCTGATGGGGCCGGCGGGGGCGGGCAGCCTGGCAATGGTGGTCAACGCCGCGCTCGCCAACCAGCATCGCTTCGACAAGATGACGGCCTTCTTCGAGGGTGTCGGCACCGGCGCGACCGCGGGGGTGTGGGAAGACACTCCGGTCGATCGCCCCGAGTTCAAGGCTAAATACGCCGCCAAGCGGATCGCCGCGGCCAAGGCCGAGGAGCATATCGGCACATGA